One window of Pseudacidobacterium ailaaui genomic DNA carries:
- a CDS encoding LacI family DNA-binding transcriptional regulator, with protein sequence MSEDRKDKPVSAPKDGEPINLKQLAAILQLSQTTVSLVLNNSPAARSIPEHTRERVFQAARKYHYRPNYFARSLRKNRSMSIGVLAPDLSEGYFTMVMNGVEEYLMRAQYFYFTASHYWNQDLMQEYPRLLVERAVDGFLLLNTPSEIRSPLPTVAISAHNQSPGVTNIVLDHKRAAELALRHLHALGHRHIAFMKGPNIIPDTEYRWRSILEVARELGMKVRPEYCIQLEADSWSPGVGYGPMRDLLARTRDFTAIFCFNDISAIGVMRAIFDAGLRVPEDISVIGFDDIMSAGYHKPSLTTVRQPLREMGQQGAQVLLDMIAHPEMNFPEEVVMQPELIVRESTGAAAPLKAKRKK encoded by the coding sequence ATGAGTGAAGACCGGAAAGACAAGCCAGTGTCGGCTCCAAAAGACGGAGAGCCGATCAATCTCAAGCAGCTGGCCGCCATCCTGCAACTTTCGCAGACCACCGTTTCCCTGGTGTTGAACAACTCGCCAGCAGCACGGTCTATTCCTGAGCATACGCGTGAGCGCGTCTTTCAGGCCGCGCGGAAATATCATTACCGCCCTAATTATTTTGCCCGCTCCCTGCGCAAAAACCGCAGCATGTCTATTGGCGTACTGGCGCCTGACCTCAGCGAAGGCTACTTCACAATGGTGATGAATGGCGTGGAAGAATATCTGATGCGCGCGCAATACTTCTACTTCACGGCCAGCCATTACTGGAACCAGGACCTGATGCAGGAATATCCGCGCCTGCTGGTCGAGCGCGCCGTGGACGGTTTTTTGTTGCTGAATACTCCATCGGAAATCCGTAGCCCGCTACCGACCGTGGCCATTTCTGCACATAACCAGTCGCCGGGTGTAACCAATATTGTTTTAGACCATAAGCGGGCAGCAGAGCTTGCACTCAGGCACCTCCACGCTCTGGGCCATCGACACATCGCTTTCATGAAAGGGCCGAACATCATTCCTGATACGGAGTACCGATGGCGCTCCATTCTGGAAGTGGCCCGGGAACTGGGAATGAAGGTCCGTCCGGAATACTGTATCCAGTTAGAAGCAGATAGCTGGTCTCCCGGAGTGGGTTATGGCCCGATGCGTGACCTGCTTGCCCGGACCAGAGACTTCACCGCCATCTTCTGTTTCAACGATATTTCCGCTATTGGCGTCATGCGTGCCATTTTTGATGCGGGCCTGAGGGTCCCTGAAGACATTTCTGTGATTGGTTTCGATGACATCATGAGTGCCGGCTACCACAAGCCCAGCCTTACTACTGTGCGCCAGCCCCTTCGCGAAATGGGACAGCAGGGTGCACAGGTCCTCCTCGACATGATTGCGCATCCGGAAATGAATTTTCCTGAAGAAGTCGTCATGCAGCCAGAGCTGATTGTGCGGGAATCTACCGGCGCAGCGGCACCGCTGAAAGCGAAACGCAAAAAATAG
- a CDS encoding SDR family NAD(P)-dependent oxidoreductase, with amino-acid sequence MSELFDLTGQTAIVTGTSRGLGQYFARALANAGADLVITSRRRDSLVEFESEMRSLGRRVLSLELDVRDHTSIERMAKEAIAAFGQIHILVNNAGCNVRKPALDVTWDDWNLVLDTNLRGSFFVAQAVARNMVQHGYGRIINIGSVTSVAGYAGLAPYTASRGGIRQLTMSLADDWGKYGVTVNCLAPGWFETAQNRVLYEDSEWVEYLKDRIPLKRPGAPHDLDGAIVFLASESSRYITGQTLLVDGGISTGAVRATVSAKDKP; translated from the coding sequence GTGAGTGAATTATTTGATCTCACCGGACAGACCGCCATCGTTACCGGCACCAGCCGCGGTCTGGGCCAATATTTTGCCCGCGCACTGGCGAACGCGGGCGCCGATCTCGTAATTACCAGCCGCAGACGCGACTCGCTGGTTGAGTTTGAGTCTGAGATGAGATCCCTGGGACGACGCGTTCTTTCTCTTGAACTTGATGTACGCGATCACACCAGCATCGAGCGCATGGCAAAAGAGGCGATTGCCGCTTTTGGGCAGATCCACATCCTTGTGAACAATGCAGGATGCAATGTGCGTAAGCCCGCGCTCGACGTCACCTGGGACGACTGGAACCTGGTGCTTGACACCAATCTGCGCGGCAGCTTTTTTGTAGCCCAGGCCGTTGCGCGCAACATGGTCCAGCATGGCTATGGCCGCATCATTAATATCGGATCGGTAACAAGTGTTGCTGGATACGCTGGTCTTGCGCCTTATACTGCCAGCCGTGGCGGAATTCGCCAACTGACGATGAGCCTGGCCGATGACTGGGGCAAATATGGCGTAACGGTCAACTGCCTTGCTCCAGGATGGTTTGAAACCGCGCAGAACCGGGTGCTGTATGAAGATTCCGAGTGGGTGGAATATCTTAAAGACCGCATTCCGCTGAAGCGTCCCGGCGCACCCCATGACCTGGATGGTGCGATCGTTTTTCTTGCCTCTGAATCAAGCCGTTATATCACTGGACAGACCCTGCTCGTAGACGGGGGTATTTCCACCGGCGCCGTGCGCGCTACTGTTTCCGCAAAGGACAAACCATGA
- a CDS encoding response regulator transcription factor, whose amino-acid sequence MRILLVEDEKRIAENVAAALRDGPGFAVDVAEDGLVGLYLAKDTCYDLIILDLMLPQLDGLSLLNKLRATNNSTPVLVLTARDETRSIIDLLNAGADDYLSKPFDLGELIARAKALIRRGKGAAHPVLSVGDIEVNTLEQSVRRSGQVIDLSPMEYRILEYLIHRPRVVVSKRELLEHLYDYNWEHHSNVIEAHVSNLRKKLDAGSRQPSIETLRGRGYRLAIA is encoded by the coding sequence ATGCGAATACTTCTGGTCGAGGACGAAAAGCGGATCGCCGAAAACGTCGCGGCTGCTCTACGCGATGGACCCGGCTTCGCAGTGGATGTCGCGGAAGACGGACTGGTCGGCCTTTATCTGGCAAAAGATACATGCTATGACCTCATCATTCTCGACCTTATGCTGCCCCAACTCGATGGTCTGTCGCTTCTGAATAAGCTGAGGGCCACTAACAACAGCACTCCAGTGCTGGTCCTCACAGCCCGTGATGAAACGCGCTCTATTATTGATCTGCTGAATGCCGGCGCAGATGATTATCTCAGCAAGCCCTTCGACCTTGGCGAGCTGATCGCGCGCGCGAAGGCGCTTATCCGCCGGGGCAAGGGGGCAGCGCACCCTGTGCTTTCCGTAGGCGACATCGAAGTCAACACTCTGGAGCAATCGGTACGGCGCTCCGGACAGGTAATCGATCTCTCGCCCATGGAATATCGTATCCTTGAGTATCTCATTCACCGCCCGCGTGTCGTTGTCTCCAAGCGAGAGCTGCTCGAACACCTTTACGATTACAACTGGGAGCACCATTCCAACGTCATCGAGGCCCACGTTTCCAACCTGCGCAAGAAGCTGGATGCCGGTTCACGTCAGCCAAGCATTGAGACGCTGCGCGGGCGTGGCTACCGCCTTGCGATCGCATGA
- the cobA gene encoding uroporphyrinogen-III C-methyltransferase: MQHAEKGKVYLVGAGPGDPGLLTLRAASLIQTADCIFHDDLVAPEVLKLAAPTASVENVGKRCGNKTITQEQIHALLVEKAHAGYSVVRLKTGDPTLFGRAGEEIEALQENGVPFEIVPGISAGFAAAATVRTSLTDRRFASKVIFLTAHRAQSGEEADFRPLPSDATYAVYMPGSDYARLARQLLCAGVAPDTPCIIISHVSTPKEQVLSTTVDGLKHTATLPAPCVILVGEALHPPKEKTGREFSPPVQPS; the protein is encoded by the coding sequence GTGCAGCACGCAGAGAAAGGCAAAGTCTACCTTGTAGGAGCAGGTCCGGGAGACCCTGGCCTGCTAACCCTGCGCGCTGCCTCTCTCATCCAGACAGCCGACTGTATTTTCCATGACGACCTCGTTGCCCCGGAGGTCCTGAAGCTCGCAGCTCCGACCGCAAGCGTAGAAAATGTAGGCAAACGGTGCGGCAATAAAACCATCACGCAAGAACAGATTCATGCGCTCCTGGTGGAAAAAGCCCATGCCGGGTATAGTGTGGTGCGTCTGAAGACAGGCGACCCCACGCTTTTTGGACGCGCTGGTGAAGAAATCGAGGCCCTTCAGGAAAATGGCGTGCCCTTTGAAATCGTGCCCGGCATTAGCGCTGGATTCGCAGCAGCGGCCACAGTCCGCACCTCTCTGACTGACCGCAGGTTTGCATCAAAGGTCATCTTCCTCACGGCCCACCGTGCTCAGAGTGGTGAAGAAGCAGACTTCCGCCCTCTTCCCTCTGATGCTACCTATGCTGTCTATATGCCAGGCTCTGACTATGCACGGCTGGCAAGGCAGCTCCTGTGTGCAGGCGTGGCCCCTGACACCCCCTGCATCATCATTTCCCATGTAAGTACACCCAAAGAGCAAGTGCTCTCCACTACGGTAGACGGGCTAAAACATACCGCCACTCTGCCTGCCCCCTGCGTAATCTTGGTGGGGGAAGCACTCCATCCTCCAAAAGAAAAAACGGGCCGAGAATTCTCTCCGCCCGTCCAACCATCTTAG
- the mscL gene encoding large conductance mechanosensitive channel protein MscL, translating to MLRYDVSNGILGGNLMLKGFREFILRGNVVDLAVAVVIGAAFTAIVNSLVKNVINPLISAIVRKPDFSYLVLDVHGGKIQYGTFLNDVISFLLISASVYFFFVLPVNKLMAKFFPARTEIPKTKPCPECLSDIPIAAKRCSHCAQLVP from the coding sequence ATGTTACGATACGATGTCTCGAACGGCATTCTAGGAGGGAACCTCATGCTGAAAGGATTTCGGGAGTTTATTCTCCGTGGCAATGTTGTAGACCTGGCAGTGGCCGTTGTGATCGGTGCTGCATTTACCGCGATTGTGAATTCCCTGGTCAAAAACGTCATCAATCCACTCATTTCTGCGATCGTCCGAAAGCCAGATTTTTCTTACCTCGTTTTGGATGTCCACGGCGGAAAGATCCAGTACGGGACTTTTCTGAATGATGTAATTTCGTTTTTGCTGATCTCCGCCTCTGTATATTTTTTCTTTGTTCTGCCCGTCAATAAACTCATGGCAAAGTTCTTTCCTGCGAGGACCGAGATTCCAAAGACCAAGCCTTGTCCAGAATGCCTCAGCGACATTCCGATTGCCGCGAAACGTTGCTCCCATTGCGCCCAGTTAGTCCCATAA
- a CDS encoding CoA transferase subunit A, with translation MNKVVANADEAVRDIPDGATIMLGGFGLCGIPENLIAALVRRKVKNLHTISNNMGVDGAGMGLMLEAGMIASHTGSYVGENKLLEEKVLKGELDLRLIPQGTLAERIRAGGAGIPAFYTPAGVGTLVAEGKETREFDGRLYLLERWLRADFALIKAWKGDTAGNLVYRKTARNFNPMMATAARITIAEVEEILKPGDLDPDHIVTPGIYVKRILLGEKYEKRIERRTVRKG, from the coding sequence ATGAATAAGGTTGTGGCGAATGCAGATGAAGCTGTCCGGGACATTCCTGATGGCGCAACCATCATGCTGGGTGGGTTTGGGCTATGCGGCATCCCGGAAAATCTGATTGCCGCTCTGGTGCGTCGCAAGGTGAAGAACTTGCACACAATCAGTAACAACATGGGCGTGGATGGAGCCGGAATGGGGCTGATGTTGGAAGCGGGAATGATTGCTTCCCACACTGGAAGCTACGTCGGCGAGAACAAGCTGCTGGAGGAAAAAGTACTGAAAGGAGAGCTGGACCTGAGGCTCATTCCACAGGGGACCCTGGCAGAAAGGATCCGCGCCGGAGGTGCCGGCATTCCTGCGTTCTACACTCCGGCCGGTGTAGGCACTCTGGTAGCGGAGGGAAAGGAGACGCGCGAGTTCGATGGGCGCTTGTATTTATTGGAGCGCTGGCTGCGAGCTGATTTTGCACTCATCAAAGCTTGGAAGGGAGATACAGCAGGAAATCTTGTTTATCGGAAAACCGCCCGCAACTTTAATCCCATGATGGCAACAGCAGCAAGAATTACAATCGCTGAAGTTGAGGAGATTTTGAAACCCGGAGACTTAGATCCCGATCATATTGTGACGCCCGGGATTTACGTGAAACGCATCCTTTTGGGTGAAAAGTATGAAAAGCGCATTGAGCGGCGGACAGTTCGCAAGGGCTGA
- a CDS encoding sensor histidine kinase: MKPYSITRRLIVTVLLVELVSALCVTAMAWFYERHSHFRSFDIMLRGRADSLLGSVQDADDAEDNVVLDLKDLNVPREDVYEVRDEKGRVLGRSQNWTGVPEQVLSRQDGTFQLSLHGRDYRALLLHGLRIVDPNDPSGGVRHPLTIIYGSPTKHVWHAVMDTVQFYAISSLVLLAITGAVMAWLLNRSLTPLHELAAEASALSVKTWKFTPSERARATKELFPLVQALESALQRLERSFMQQRRLISDSAHELKTGVAVVKSSLQLLGMKPRSPEEYQAGLTRCEADCARMEEIVIKMLTLARIEASTSAHRSTPADAAAALAEIREQLQPVAELRGITVICTLPESLPVHLAGDDCRLLFSNLLLNALQHSPNGTCVSIQGRIHNEMAEVSIADQGDGIPPEALPHIFEPFYRGDPSRNRNTGGTGLGLSICKAIVDQAGGLISIDTQIGSGTTVTVRLPTHGSVTN; this comes from the coding sequence ATGAAGCCTTACTCAATTACGCGGAGACTGATCGTCACAGTTCTTTTGGTAGAACTGGTCTCGGCTCTGTGCGTTACAGCGATGGCATGGTTTTATGAGCGCCACAGCCATTTCCGCTCGTTTGACATCATGCTGCGCGGCCGTGCAGACTCCCTGCTCGGCTCAGTCCAGGATGCTGATGACGCCGAAGACAATGTGGTCCTTGACCTGAAAGACCTGAACGTTCCGCGCGAAGACGTTTATGAGGTGCGCGATGAGAAGGGCCGCGTTCTTGGCCGCTCTCAGAACTGGACCGGCGTCCCGGAGCAGGTCCTTTCCCGGCAGGATGGTACCTTTCAGCTCTCGCTCCATGGCAGAGACTACCGTGCTTTGTTGCTTCATGGCCTGCGCATTGTGGACCCCAACGATCCCAGCGGCGGTGTGCGTCATCCTCTTACCATCATTTATGGATCGCCAACAAAGCACGTCTGGCATGCAGTGATGGATACTGTACAGTTCTATGCAATTTCCAGCCTGGTGCTCCTCGCCATAACAGGAGCTGTGATGGCGTGGCTGCTCAATCGTAGCCTTACACCGCTGCATGAACTGGCTGCTGAGGCCAGCGCCCTCTCTGTCAAAACCTGGAAGTTCACCCCGTCGGAACGCGCCCGAGCCACGAAAGAGCTTTTTCCACTGGTCCAGGCCCTGGAGTCAGCCCTGCAGCGTCTGGAGCGTTCTTTTATGCAGCAGCGCCGACTCATCAGCGATTCGGCGCATGAGCTGAAGACCGGCGTTGCAGTTGTTAAGTCGTCTCTGCAATTACTGGGGATGAAGCCTCGAAGTCCAGAGGAATACCAGGCCGGACTCACCCGCTGCGAGGCTGACTGTGCCCGAATGGAAGAAATCGTAATCAAAATGCTTACTCTGGCGCGCATCGAGGCCTCGACCTCTGCGCATCGTTCCACTCCGGCGGACGCTGCAGCCGCCCTCGCCGAGATCCGGGAACAGCTTCAACCAGTCGCTGAGCTTCGAGGGATTACCGTGATCTGCACGCTGCCAGAATCGCTGCCCGTGCACCTGGCTGGAGACGACTGCCGTCTTCTGTTTTCCAATCTTCTGCTGAACGCTTTGCAACATAGTCCGAACGGAACATGCGTATCGATACAAGGGAGAATTCACAACGAGATGGCTGAAGTTTCCATTGCAGACCAGGGTGATGGCATTCCGCCGGAGGCCCTTCCGCACATCTTTGAGCCGTTCTATCGCGGAGATCCTTCCCGCAACCGCAATACAGGGGGTACGGGTCTCGGTCTTTCGATCTGCAAGGCGATTGTGGATCAGGCAGGCGGCCTGATCTCTATCGATACTCAAATTGGCTCAGGCACGACAGTGACCGTGCGCCTCCCTACACATGGTAGCGTCACCAATTAA
- a CDS encoding ComEC/Rec2 family competence protein has protein sequence MNKAQKMAIWCGLLVASLAVAFAQTSKELRVYFVDVEGGQSTLFVTPSGQSLLIDTGWPGHAGRDADRIVAAAKKAGISRIDYVLITHYHEDHVGGVPQLAARIPIGTFIDHGPNYETSDKATVEGYAAYQKLLASGKYKHIVPRPGDVLPIKGMKVLVISSNGNLLDHPLPGGGEQNPYCKISETRPTDTTENSHSLGVLITFGKTRILDLGDLTWDKEMQLMCPMNRLGHVPILIVSHHGWYQSSSPALVDAIHPQIAIMDNGATKGGSKPILETFRKVSGLETLWQLHSSDEGGADNTSEPYIANPSGPDSGYGLELTVAPDGSFSVLNLRTGKQYSYPSKANE, from the coding sequence ATGAACAAGGCACAAAAGATGGCGATATGGTGCGGTCTGCTGGTCGCGAGTCTGGCTGTTGCTTTCGCACAGACCAGCAAAGAACTGCGCGTCTACTTTGTAGACGTAGAAGGCGGACAATCCACGCTCTTTGTCACTCCTTCCGGTCAATCACTTCTGATTGATACCGGATGGCCCGGCCATGCCGGGCGTGATGCCGACCGCATCGTCGCCGCTGCGAAGAAGGCCGGCATCAGCAGAATTGATTATGTCCTGATTACGCATTACCACGAAGACCATGTGGGAGGGGTGCCCCAACTGGCGGCCCGCATTCCGATTGGTACATTCATTGATCACGGCCCAAACTATGAAACATCGGATAAGGCCACCGTTGAGGGTTATGCGGCATATCAGAAGCTGCTTGCTTCAGGAAAATACAAGCATATTGTTCCAAGGCCGGGAGACGTTCTCCCTATAAAAGGCATGAAAGTTCTCGTCATCAGCTCCAATGGCAATCTGCTGGACCATCCCTTGCCGGGCGGCGGAGAACAGAACCCTTATTGCAAGATCTCAGAGACCCGCCCTACCGATACAACCGAAAACTCGCACTCGCTGGGTGTGCTTATCACTTTCGGGAAGACTCGCATTCTTGATCTCGGCGACCTTACCTGGGACAAAGAGATGCAACTGATGTGCCCCATGAATCGGCTGGGGCATGTCCCCATCCTCATCGTCTCCCATCACGGCTGGTATCAAAGCTCCAGCCCCGCGCTGGTAGATGCGATTCATCCGCAGATTGCCATCATGGACAACGGGGCGACCAAAGGGGGGTCCAAACCCATACTTGAAACTTTCAGGAAAGTCTCTGGTCTGGAGACCCTTTGGCAGCTACATTCTTCCGATGAAGGCGGTGCTGATAATACATCTGAGCCTTACATTGCGAATCCGTCTGGCCCGGACTCCGGCTATGGCCTTGAGCTAACTGTTGCACCCGATGGGAGCTTTTCCGTCCTGAATCTACGGACGGGCAAACAATATTCATACCCGAGCAAGGCAAACGAATGA
- a CDS encoding galactitol-1-phosphate 5-dehydrogenase, giving the protein MKALLLSEYKKLEITDLPRPSPGPDEVLIKIAACGICGSDVHGYDGSSGRRIPPLVMGHEAAGVIAETGKNVTGFKPGDRVTFDSTVYCGSCAYCQRGEVNLCDNRQVVGVSCGDYCRNGAFAEYLAVPQRILYHLPDALSFPEAAMLEAVSVALHAVRLAQLQGGETVRVIGAGMIGLLTLQAARALGASRLTVVDIDETRLKLAREMGADEALLSGPDEKLAPEDDVVLEAVGRSETIAAAIDSVRKGGTVVLIGNITPQVMLPLQKVVSRQVRLQGSAASAGEYPEAIAFVTSGKIRVRPLITAVAPLEEGPQWFSRLYAREPNLMKVVLTPKPVSEVAL; this is encoded by the coding sequence ATGAAAGCGCTATTACTTTCGGAGTACAAGAAGCTGGAGATCACCGACCTCCCCCGCCCCTCGCCTGGTCCAGACGAAGTCCTGATAAAAATCGCGGCCTGCGGCATCTGCGGAAGCGATGTGCATGGATATGATGGCTCTTCTGGACGCCGCATCCCGCCGCTTGTGATGGGGCATGAGGCCGCCGGCGTCATTGCAGAAACAGGGAAAAATGTTACCGGCTTCAAACCAGGCGACCGCGTGACCTTCGATTCTACCGTGTATTGCGGAAGCTGCGCTTACTGCCAGCGTGGAGAGGTAAACCTGTGTGACAACCGGCAGGTGGTGGGTGTTTCCTGCGGTGACTATTGCCGCAACGGGGCCTTTGCAGAATACCTCGCAGTACCCCAGCGGATTCTGTACCATCTGCCGGACGCACTCTCATTTCCCGAGGCCGCGATGCTGGAGGCGGTCTCGGTCGCACTTCATGCAGTCCGGCTGGCGCAGCTCCAAGGTGGAGAAACTGTGCGCGTCATCGGGGCTGGCATGATCGGACTCCTCACATTGCAGGCCGCCCGAGCACTGGGCGCATCACGACTCACAGTCGTCGACATCGATGAAACCCGCCTGAAGCTGGCCAGAGAAATGGGTGCCGACGAAGCCCTCCTCTCTGGTCCGGACGAAAAGCTGGCCCCAGAAGATGACGTCGTGCTTGAAGCAGTGGGCCGCAGTGAAACGATCGCAGCAGCGATTGATAGCGTGCGCAAAGGTGGCACTGTCGTTCTCATTGGAAACATCACACCGCAGGTCATGCTTCCTTTACAGAAAGTTGTTTCTCGTCAGGTAAGGCTTCAGGGATCAGCGGCCTCCGCCGGAGAATATCCAGAAGCCATTGCATTCGTGACCAGCGGAAAAATTCGTGTCCGGCCTCTGATTACAGCCGTCGCCCCCCTGGAAGAAGGCCCGCAGTGGTTCTCTCGCCTTTATGCCCGAGAACCAAACCTGATGAAGGTTGTCCTCACACCAAAGCCGGTGAGCGAGGTGGCGCTGTGA
- a CDS encoding arabinose isomerase, whose product MKTPKLKVGLCGIGLAAYWDQFAGLRERLEGYVHSVAGRLAAQKDTEIIHLGLIDSTARAREAGHAFRRADIDLLFLYVTTYALSSTVLPLVQKAGVPVIVLNLQPDAAIDYISFNQMKDRTAMTGEWLAWCSSCPVPEIANVLVRAKIPFHQVVGLLQDTDTWREIEEWLTAARIRASLENNRLGLMGHYYSGMLDIMTDVTQLCITFGGDVEILEVDELSALREQVAENAVRTCISDFHAHFEVQPDCPAEELHRAARTSVALDHFVAKHQLTSLAYYYKGTGVPANEDTMSSIILGTSLLTARHVPVAGEYEVKNVIAMKMLDAMDAGGSFTEYYAVDYKEDVVLMGHDGPGHIAISQGRTKVRPLQVYHGKVGRGLSVEMSVKYGPVTLLSVVEDPSGGFQLLTAEGESVPGAVLEIGNTNSRYHFPIGARKFLAEWNAHGPAHHCAVGTGHVTPVLKKLAFLLGIGLHQVC is encoded by the coding sequence ATGAAGACTCCAAAATTGAAAGTAGGGCTTTGCGGAATAGGCCTTGCAGCATACTGGGACCAATTTGCAGGGCTTCGAGAGAGATTAGAGGGATATGTCCACTCCGTTGCCGGCCGTCTGGCCGCGCAGAAGGATACGGAGATCATCCATCTTGGTCTGATTGACAGCACAGCACGTGCACGAGAGGCAGGACATGCCTTTCGTCGCGCCGATATTGATCTTCTTTTCCTCTACGTTACAACTTATGCCCTTTCGAGCACTGTTTTGCCCCTGGTCCAGAAGGCTGGTGTCCCCGTCATTGTCTTGAATCTCCAGCCGGATGCGGCCATCGACTACATTTCCTTCAACCAGATGAAGGACCGCACTGCTATGACGGGTGAATGGCTTGCCTGGTGCTCATCCTGCCCTGTACCGGAGATCGCTAACGTGCTGGTCCGCGCCAAAATCCCTTTTCATCAAGTGGTCGGACTTCTGCAGGACACCGATACATGGCGGGAGATCGAGGAGTGGCTGACGGCAGCCAGGATCCGGGCTTCACTGGAAAACAACCGCCTTGGACTTATGGGACATTACTACTCAGGAATGCTGGACATCATGACGGATGTCACGCAGCTCTGCATTACTTTTGGCGGCGATGTAGAAATTCTCGAAGTGGATGAGTTGAGTGCCTTGCGGGAACAGGTAGCAGAAAACGCTGTTCGAACCTGCATCTCTGATTTCCATGCCCATTTTGAAGTTCAGCCAGATTGCCCTGCGGAAGAACTGCATCGCGCAGCGCGGACTTCAGTAGCACTTGACCATTTCGTCGCAAAGCACCAGCTCACTTCACTGGCTTACTACTACAAAGGCACAGGGGTTCCTGCAAATGAGGACACCATGAGCTCCATCATCCTGGGAACGTCGCTGTTGACTGCCCGTCATGTTCCTGTTGCAGGTGAATACGAGGTAAAAAATGTCATTGCCATGAAGATGCTGGACGCAATGGATGCAGGCGGTTCTTTTACCGAATACTATGCCGTTGACTATAAAGAAGATGTTGTCCTGATGGGACACGATGGGCCTGGTCACATCGCCATTTCCCAAGGCAGGACCAAAGTACGACCTTTGCAGGTATATCACGGGAAGGTAGGCCGAGGCCTTTCCGTCGAGATGTCAGTAAAATATGGCCCGGTGACATTGCTTTCCGTCGTTGAGGACCCTAGTGGCGGCTTTCAACTGCTTACCGCCGAGGGTGAGTCTGTCCCCGGGGCGGTCCTGGAAATTGGAAACACCAATAGTCGCTATCACTTTCCCATCGGGGCCAGGAAATTCCTCGCAGAGTGGAACGCACACGGGCCGGCCCACCATTGCGCTGTCGGAACAGGCCATGTTACTCCTGTTTTGAAAAAACTGGCATTCCTGCTCGGGATTGGTTTGCATCAGGTCTGCTGA
- a CDS encoding phosphoribosyltransferase, translating to MIFRNRSDAGKRLADRLQEYANHQIGVVTGLLRGGVPVAFEIAKELHLPLDVLLVRKLGAPGQPELAMGAVAPGGIRVLDQQLIQRLGLTQEQLVERITAEEAELCRREQIFQDVRPQIHLQGKTVLVVDDGIATGASMMAAIQVLRAAGAKKILVAAPVAPFQALRDLSTLADQVIILKVTEHFPAVGFFYRDFQQISDEAVRDYLLRSAQQT from the coding sequence ATGATCTTCCGGAACAGAAGCGATGCGGGAAAACGCCTGGCAGATCGGCTGCAGGAGTATGCAAACCATCAAATTGGAGTGGTCACAGGACTGCTGCGAGGCGGCGTCCCGGTGGCCTTTGAGATTGCGAAAGAATTGCATCTTCCGTTGGATGTGCTGCTTGTGCGCAAGCTGGGTGCTCCCGGACAACCGGAACTGGCCATGGGGGCGGTCGCGCCAGGTGGCATCCGGGTGCTTGACCAGCAGCTCATCCAGAGGCTGGGTCTGACTCAGGAACAGCTGGTGGAAAGGATTACTGCTGAAGAGGCTGAGCTGTGCCGCCGGGAGCAGATCTTTCAGGATGTCCGACCACAAATTCATTTGCAAGGCAAGACTGTACTGGTCGTAGATGATGGCATTGCGACAGGCGCAAGTATGATGGCTGCGATTCAGGTGCTGCGCGCGGCAGGGGCAAAAAAGATACTTGTTGCCGCCCCAGTTGCCCCGTTCCAGGCCCTGCGCGATCTTTCAACTCTTGCCGATCAGGTCATCATCCTAAAAGTCACAGAGCACTTTCCCGCTGTTGGATTTTTCTATCGCGATTTTCAGCAGATTTCCGATGAAGCAGTCCGTGATTACCTGCTCCGCTCCGCTCAGCAGACCTGA